The Primulina huaijiensis isolate GDHJ02 unplaced genomic scaffold, ASM1229523v2 scaffold207902, whole genome shotgun sequence genome contains the following window.
TTGGATGAGAAACAAACAACTATATATAAAAGAGCTGTTGACAAGAATTATCACCTGAAGATGAAAGCATCTCGGTTCATATTTAGTGAGATTAGCCAGAAGTTCCCAATCATGCCGTTTTCGGCTAGGTTAGTTTTGTTCTACCTGATGCAAGCTTCAAGTGTGTTAACAACTAGGCATCGTTTCTTTTAGTCGGTGGGGATAACGAGCAGGATATAACATGGAACAGGGCTTTAGAGGAGAAGCGTGCTCGTTTGGGCCTTGTAGAATGTGTGAATCATGAGCTTTTGCAGCCGTATCCAGTTCTTCATGAGAAGCCGGGTATGGTCCTAACATATTGGTGAACGAATCTTCTTTTGCTTCTCATGTATCAGGATATCTATGGTTACTTATGATTCATTTTCACTGCACGTGTTTTGGTGCCTAACTACTTGTATTGCAGGTGACCTGGTTGCTCACATCAAGTTCACTGTTTTGCTGATGCCAAATGGTTCAGATCGAATCACATCGCATCCTCTACAGGATCTTCAACCCACCAAGACAGTTGATGATCCCGAGATTAAATCCTGGTTGGCATTGGCAACGAAGTCAAAGAAGAAAGGTGGTGGCAAGAAGAAGAAAGGTCAGTTTTACCTCGGCCAGAAAGCAGCGTCGTTAAATTTATTAACTACCCTccatatttatttaaacaatcTTTGATTAAAAACACTTGATGCAACCCATTGCAcaataatattttcacaaacggagttatttttttatttcaaatttttacagGGTCGTTGACCCAATTCTTCCTGCAGTAATTCATGTTCTCGTATATAATCTTAAGATTGTTTCTCTATTCCTATATTCTCAGTGcagtttaattttctttcttttgcgGTGAATTGGTGGGTAATCTTTAAGTGAAATGTGTTAAGCAGGTAAAAAAGGGGACAAAACGGAGGATGCAGGCGATGAAGAGCCTATGGACACTGCACCAAATGGCGCAGCTTCCCAAGAATGAGAGATccaaattttatgtttatttctGTATGAAATTTGGCCGCTCCATTTTATCTTTTGGTTGCTTTCTTGTCATGTATTGTGAATCCTGGGACTTTGAGTACTTGAAACATTTGCCTTGTACACAGTCTTCTTGAACTTTCATGTATCCATTTTGGTTTTCAGATAGAAAGATATACCTGTTTAAATCCAGCAGTTCAATTATAGCAtaaacatgtatatatatgcCATCCTTTGGCCTACTGAAATATGCCCGTTAGCACCAAAAAATTCGATGCTACCCCGGGGTATGTGACCGAAAAATCTTGACCATTGGATGCTTCGAGGGTATTATCAAAGGATAGCATATTATTAACCATTTAGTGCGAAACGTATTTTGAGGATGACTAAGCTGCGTCGATCATGAAAGTTACAAACTCTTGCTTTCAAAGAAGCTATCGCAGAATGATTGGATGGAAAAACAAGTTGTCTACAGCAGGTTAGGAAGTTCTTACCACCTATGTTATGAATGTGTTTGCTATACCTTTGATCCTTTGTGAAGAGCTAGAAAGAATGATGTATTCTTTTTTATGGGGGGAAAAAGGAAGTCAAGAAGGTGGTCTCAGGTGGAAAAGCTGGGACAAATTGTGCCGAAGTAAGGTTGAGGGTGGTATGGGATTCAAATGGATTCATGAATATAATGTAGCTCTCTTAGGCAAACAAGGATGGAAATTTGCAACGGATCAACATTCTTTAGTATCAAAAGTTTTGAAGGCTCGATACTCCTGTGGTACGTTTTTAGATGCAAGGATTGGTTATAATCCAAGCTTGGTGTGGAGAAGTATTTTAACATCCCAAGATTTTATTCGAAGAGGGTTGCGTAAGCGCATTGGTTAGGGATTTCTTACTGATATGGGAAGACCCTTGGTTTCCGATCCTATCAACCTGTATACTGAGACAGTAAGTGTTCCAGAATTTCAAAATGctattttttcttctttgaGGTCGGCAGAGGGAGATCTAATGGAAAGTTGAGCTAGTTAAAGATCTATTCAATGAGAGCGaccaaaatttgattttttctaTCTGAGTAGGAGGAATTGTGAAGATACAGGGATGTGGGGCGAAGATGGAAAGGACAAATACACGGTTAAGAGTGGATATATGGTCTTAATGAGGAACTCTGGTACAATTCAAGATAATCAGAATATCAATTGGAAATTCAAATGAAATTACGAGTCCCTACTAAGATTCGTAATTTCTATGGCGAACACTTTCTGGTAGCGTACCCACAATGAAAGCTTTGCAACGGCGTCGAGCAGAGGTGTGCAAATGGTGACCCATTTGCCATAATGTTCCAGAGGAGGTGATCCGTGTTCTGGTTTCCTGTCTAGTTGCACGTAGTGTTTGGTGTCTAACTTCGATAGGAAATCATGTCGGGTTGGATGATGAGTTTGTGGGGTAGTGGAACAATCAAAATTTGTCCACTTGGCTTTACTGTCTTCGCCCACCAGAGCTTTCTgatcatgtttctttctgaatggttttttgtcttatttgaaatttttcttcTTGTCAAAGGACCACTTATCTTGATCAGTTGGTCTACATCATCTTTCTTGAGCTTTGAGCAGTCAAATATGAAACTTTTCCACAGTTGAAACATAGATTATCTTCATCAACATATTCTATCTTGTGATGTGATCTTTTGTAACAGTTTTGAAAGTTCCCTTGATTTTTTCTCAAGAGaactttttaatattatatatgttccAAATATGGTAGCCGTTAATCCCTGTCTTTTTCACGTCACTGTCCTCTATGACaattcgtacactgtagataGTACTCGCATATTTCTGACAATTCAGAGACTGTTAGTACAGAagattttatcaaataattcagTTTTGTAACTCTTAGTAGTATAACCGATTATTCAGAGAATGTTTATTCATTTACTCAACTATCTTTTAATCAAGTTGGTCTTCAGCTATCAATGA
Protein-coding sequences here:
- the LOC140966765 gene encoding ERBB-3 BINDING PROTEIN 1-like; translated protein: MKQFVIDGNKVVLSVSGTDTRVDEAEFEENEVYSVDIVTSTGEGKPKLLDEKQTTIYKRAVDKNYHLKMKASRFIFSEISQKFPIMPFSARALEEKRARLGLVECVNHELLQPYPVLHEKPGDLVAHIKFTVLLMPNGSDRITSHPLQDLQPTKTVDDPEIKSWLALATKSKKKGGGKKKKGKKGDKTEDAGDEEPMDTAPNGAASQE